In a genomic window of Mucilaginibacter sp. KACC 22063:
- a CDS encoding DUF885 family protein, with protein sequence MIVLLLLTGQNSNAQTNDKAIYEQASEVSGLVIQHQQDIDAIKDFYTPYKLNKNGEEQWKAPVLNSPEERNRLIEIENDYLEKLKKTDFNSMSIYGKVDYILLKKEINFNIGALNKEEETYQKTTKYIPFAETIYQLEAKRRRGGYLDGQEVAGQLNAITKEVKKSADAIKKVEYVEQPLANMSEAAVTGLKSRLKNVFDFYDGYDPMFTWWVPKPYQQLDTTLTVYAAAIKSKSKVITTQKPDSSGIKGVPIGRDELIRQLQAEMIPYTPEELIALANKEFAWCDKEMLKASAEMGYGTNWKAALEKVKNSYVPAGHQPELILKLYNDAISFIKANDMITVPPLAEETWGMIMMTPQRQLVNPFFTGGREISISYPTNTMSEQDRLMSMRGNNPYFSRGTVPHELIPGHNLQYFMNSRYKPYRGSFETPFAIEGWALYWELLLYDKGYAKTPEERIGMLFWRMHRCARIIFSLNYHLGNWTPQQCIDFLVDRVGHEKANAEGEVRRSFAGGYSPLYQVAYLTGGLQLWGLKKELVDSGKMTLKEYNDAVIKENLIPIEMVRATLTNQNLSPDFTTSWRFYDFGSKNSKNK encoded by the coding sequence ATGATTGTTTTGTTACTGCTAACCGGGCAAAACTCTAACGCGCAGACCAATGACAAGGCAATTTATGAACAAGCCAGCGAAGTTTCGGGTCTTGTTATACAACATCAGCAGGATATTGATGCCATTAAAGATTTTTATACCCCGTATAAGCTGAATAAAAATGGTGAAGAACAATGGAAAGCCCCTGTACTTAATTCGCCCGAGGAAAGGAATCGTTTAATTGAAATTGAAAATGATTATCTGGAAAAATTAAAGAAAACAGATTTTAACAGCATGAGCATTTATGGTAAGGTAGATTATATCTTGCTTAAAAAAGAGATCAATTTCAATATAGGAGCGTTAAATAAGGAAGAAGAGACCTACCAAAAGACCACGAAGTATATCCCTTTTGCAGAAACAATTTATCAACTTGAGGCAAAACGCAGACGCGGGGGGTATTTGGATGGCCAGGAAGTCGCAGGTCAACTGAATGCGATTACCAAAGAAGTAAAAAAATCTGCAGATGCCATTAAAAAGGTTGAATATGTAGAACAGCCGTTAGCAAATATGAGCGAAGCAGCTGTGACGGGCTTAAAGTCGAGGCTTAAAAATGTATTTGATTTTTATGACGGGTATGATCCGATGTTTACCTGGTGGGTACCTAAGCCATACCAACAACTGGATACTACACTAACGGTGTATGCCGCAGCTATTAAAAGCAAAAGCAAAGTAATTACCACTCAAAAACCTGACAGCAGCGGCATTAAAGGTGTACCTATAGGCCGTGATGAACTCATCAGGCAGTTACAGGCCGAGATGATCCCTTACACGCCGGAAGAACTGATTGCTTTAGCCAACAAGGAGTTTGCCTGGTGCGATAAGGAAATGCTGAAAGCTTCGGCAGAAATGGGCTATGGTACTAACTGGAAAGCGGCACTTGAAAAGGTTAAAAACAGTTACGTTCCGGCCGGGCACCAGCCAGAGCTTATTTTAAAACTATATAATGATGCCATCAGCTTTATTAAAGCTAATGACATGATCACCGTGCCGCCGCTGGCCGAAGAAACCTGGGGAATGATCATGATGACCCCGCAAAGACAGTTGGTTAATCCCTTCTTTACAGGTGGCAGGGAAATCAGTATATCGTATCCCACCAATACCATGAGCGAGCAGGACAGGTTGATGAGCATGCGCGGTAACAACCCGTACTTTTCGCGAGGCACTGTTCCGCACGAGTTGATACCGGGCCATAACCTGCAGTACTTTATGAATAGCCGTTATAAACCCTATCGCGGTAGTTTTGAAACACCTTTTGCTATTGAGGGCTGGGCATTGTATTGGGAACTGCTACTATATGATAAAGGCTATGCCAAAACACCGGAAGAACGTATTGGTATGCTTTTCTGGCGGATGCACCGTTGCGCACGTATTATATTCTCTCTCAATTATCATTTAGGCAACTGGACACCACAGCAATGTATTGATTTCCTGGTTGACCGTGTAGGGCACGAAAAAGCAAATGCTGAAGGAGAGGTGAGGCGGTCATTTGCAGGTGGGTACAGTCCGCTTTACCAGGTAGCCTACTTAACAGGCGGGCTGCAGTTATGGGGCCTGAAAAAAGAGCTGGTAGATAGTGGAAAGATGACATTGAAGGAATACAACGACGCAGTAATAAAAGAAAACTTGATCCCGATTGAAATGGTAAGGGCTACATTAACCAATCAAAACCTTAGCCCTGATTTTACGACCAGCTGGCGATTTTATGATTTCGGCAGTAAAAATTCCAAAAACAAATAA
- a CDS encoding NAD(P)/FAD-dependent oxidoreductase, protein MSKVIIIGGGIIGLSSAYYLHKAGHQVTILDKGKLNENCSLGNAGMIVPSHFVPLAAPGMIKQGIRWMFDSKSPFYVRPSLSPELFSWGIKFIKKANARHVNEAAVPLRDISLLSKKLYSEIADETGINFGLTGNGILAFYKTEQAAEEEAHLAEKGRELGLDMAVLNADECKALQPHLNLDVLGAVHYRCDSHIFPDALISGLNKYLKANGVEIFQDHEVTRIDRSGHKVVKVFTGKQEWTADQFVIAGGSWSPAVAKMTGINISLIPGKGYSFMVSEPENRMTIPALLTEARVAITPMNGQIRYGGTMEIGKTNNKINMNRVKGIVESVPKYFPDLHPSVPVEKDIWFGFRPASPDGLPYIGRTGKYDNLIIATGHGMMGLSLGPATGRLVSEIVSEKSTAISTSAFSPDRF, encoded by the coding sequence ATGTCTAAAGTAATTATAATCGGCGGAGGCATTATCGGCCTTAGCTCTGCATATTATCTTCATAAAGCCGGACACCAGGTAACCATACTGGATAAAGGAAAGCTAAATGAAAACTGTTCTCTGGGAAATGCCGGTATGATTGTACCGAGCCATTTTGTACCGCTTGCTGCACCCGGAATGATTAAACAGGGCATACGCTGGATGTTCGACAGTAAAAGCCCGTTTTATGTAAGGCCATCGCTTAGTCCCGAACTGTTTTCATGGGGTATAAAGTTTATTAAAAAGGCCAATGCCAGGCATGTTAATGAGGCTGCTGTTCCGCTGCGCGATATTTCTTTATTAAGTAAAAAGCTTTACAGTGAAATTGCTGATGAAACAGGCATCAACTTTGGTTTAACAGGTAACGGCATTCTTGCTTTTTATAAAACGGAACAAGCTGCAGAAGAGGAAGCCCACCTTGCCGAAAAAGGAAGAGAGCTTGGGCTTGATATGGCTGTGCTTAATGCTGACGAATGCAAAGCCTTGCAGCCACACCTCAACCTGGATGTTTTAGGAGCAGTACATTATAGATGTGACTCGCATATATTCCCGGATGCACTGATCAGCGGGCTTAATAAATATCTGAAAGCTAACGGTGTTGAAATTTTCCAGGATCATGAAGTTACACGGATTGATCGTTCGGGGCATAAAGTGGTTAAAGTTTTTACAGGTAAACAGGAGTGGACTGCCGACCAATTTGTAATAGCAGGTGGATCATGGTCGCCAGCGGTAGCAAAAATGACCGGCATCAACATTTCGCTGATACCCGGTAAGGGTTACTCGTTTATGGTTTCAGAACCTGAAAACCGCATGACTATTCCTGCTTTGTTAACCGAAGCAAGAGTAGCCATTACACCCATGAATGGCCAGATACGTTACGGCGGAACTATGGAAATAGGCAAAACCAACAATAAGATCAACATGAACCGTGTTAAAGGTATTGTTGAATCTGTTCCAAAATATTTCCCCGATCTCCACCCATCAGTTCCTGTCGAAAAAGATATTTGGTTTGGTTTCCGTCCGGCTTCGCCTGATGGCTTACCTTATATTGGTCGTACAGGTAAATATGATAATCTGATTATTGCTACAGGGCACGGCATGATGGGCTTAAGTCTGGGGCCTGCAACCGGCCGCCTTGTAAGTGAAATCGTATCAGAAAAATCTACTGCTATTTCAACTTCAGCTTTTTCACCTGACAGGTTTTAA
- a CDS encoding SusD/RagB family nutrient-binding outer membrane lipoprotein translates to MKKLYILIAIGCLTGFTGCKKYIDVNQDPNRPTSVQEALILAPVELEISTSVMGSGGVSSTIQEYMQVMALNQVAPNSGTYLMYNGDMDGDWGNIYVGCLNNLVNLTKMAQADGKTNYSGISKILTAYCLATATDLWGDIPYSQAFQGTTNLTPAYDTQQSIYTQVQSLLDAGIADINKKSTIVPGNDDYYYSGNMSKWLKLAYTLKARYYMHLANAPGTTPAAQAQLALTALNNGMASNDDDFKMPYTGTAGTENPWQQNFLPVSTFVLGDTFVNGLQQRNDPRLSKMVAPAVQTGLYTGRQNGLTAIGSLEAYSIPADFYAGAGAYNYLVNYSEALFLKAEATYYISGYATAAPYYVAGVKSHMTKLGVSDADAATYLASRTLSSTNGLQLIMEEKQIADFLLLENFNDWRRTGYPKLTKVLNALSDIPRRVLYPQVEITSNPQPAQSAKLTDRVWWDTK, encoded by the coding sequence ATGAAAAAATTATATATATTAATAGCAATTGGTTGCCTTACCGGATTTACGGGATGTAAAAAATATATCGACGTAAACCAAGATCCAAACAGGCCTACAAGCGTTCAGGAAGCATTGATTCTTGCTCCTGTTGAGTTGGAAATATCTACAAGTGTAATGGGTAGTGGCGGCGTTTCGTCTACAATACAGGAATATATGCAGGTAATGGCGCTTAACCAGGTTGCACCAAACTCTGGAACCTACCTGATGTATAACGGAGATATGGATGGGGATTGGGGTAACATTTATGTAGGTTGTTTAAACAACCTGGTGAATCTTACCAAAATGGCGCAGGCCGATGGCAAAACAAATTACTCAGGCATCTCTAAAATTTTAACTGCTTATTGTCTGGCAACAGCTACAGACCTTTGGGGAGATATTCCTTATAGCCAGGCTTTTCAAGGTACAACAAATCTAACACCCGCTTATGATACACAGCAAAGCATTTATACCCAGGTACAATCTTTACTGGATGCGGGCATCGCTGACATCAACAAAAAGAGCACCATTGTACCAGGTAACGACGATTACTATTACAGCGGCAACATGTCTAAATGGTTAAAGCTGGCTTACACTTTAAAGGCACGTTACTATATGCACTTGGCTAATGCTCCGGGTACTACGCCTGCTGCTCAGGCACAACTGGCACTTACCGCACTTAACAATGGCATGGCATCTAATGACGATGACTTTAAAATGCCCTATACCGGAACAGCGGGTACTGAAAATCCTTGGCAGCAAAACTTCTTACCAGTGTCAACATTCGTATTGGGTGATACTTTCGTAAACGGCTTGCAGCAAAGGAATGATCCTCGTTTGTCTAAGATGGTTGCACCTGCTGTACAAACAGGGTTATACACCGGCCGTCAAAACGGTTTAACAGCAATTGGTAGTTTAGAGGCATATTCTATACCAGCCGATTTCTATGCAGGTGCAGGCGCTTACAATTACCTGGTTAATTATTCAGAAGCCTTATTCTTAAAGGCAGAGGCTACTTACTATATTTCTGGCTATGCCACTGCTGCGCCTTATTATGTAGCCGGTGTAAAATCACATATGACTAAATTAGGTGTAAGTGACGCTGATGCTGCTACTTATCTGGCAAGCAGGACACTAAGCAGTACTAACGGACTTCAACTGATTATGGAAGAAAAGCAGATTGCTGACTTCTTATTGCTGGAGAACTTTAACGACTGGAGAAGAACAGGTTATCCCAAGTTAACTAAAGTATTAAATGCTTTATCTGATATACCAAGAAGGGTTTTATACCCGCAGGTTGAAATTACATCTAACCCGCAACCCGCGCAAAGCGCTAAACTGACAGACCGGGTTTGGTGGGATACTAAGTAA
- a CDS encoding aldehyde dehydrogenase (NADP(+)) — MGFENIVACKPVGSGEGVFEAVNPSTGEKIPGQFQIADSALIDSALKAAKEACQLLKNIGGANKAEFLRAVADEIAAQTSNLVEIAMAESGLPQARLQGEVNRTTGQLRMFADLVAEGSWVNAVIDTAQPDRVPLPKPDIRKLLMPLGPVVVFGASNFPLAFSVAGGDTASAFAAGCPVIVKVHPAHPGTSALVGEAICKAALSTGMPQGIFSMLYDAGYTIGEQLVKHPETKAVAFTGSYNGGMALIKLAQQRHDLIPVFTEMGSINPVVFLPEALKSRPQELANKYAGSIALGAGQFCTNPGLMLAVQSPGLDQFVDTISEAVKATPSATMLTGGIWQNFQKLSEASIAEEAVSVIAQSTNINQNNINQAASVVLKVSGKDFLNNPKLQQEVFGPLSILVVAENAEQLEKIVETLHGQLTVTVMAEKAELSAYRSLLDKLNNIAGRLILNGVPTGVEVCAAMQHGGPFPATSDSRYTSVGTSAIYRFARPVAWQDWEDSLLPKELQDANPLNIWRLVNNQWTK; from the coding sequence ATGGGATTTGAGAATATCGTTGCCTGTAAACCGGTAGGGTCTGGTGAAGGAGTGTTTGAAGCGGTTAACCCGTCTACAGGTGAAAAAATACCCGGTCAATTTCAAATTGCTGACTCTGCATTAATTGACAGCGCTTTAAAGGCTGCAAAAGAAGCGTGTCAACTATTAAAGAATATCGGTGGTGCAAATAAGGCCGAATTTTTAAGGGCTGTTGCCGATGAGATTGCTGCTCAAACAAGTAATCTTGTTGAAATAGCCATGGCCGAAAGTGGTTTGCCGCAAGCCAGACTTCAGGGAGAAGTAAACCGTACAACTGGTCAGTTGCGTATGTTTGCAGATCTGGTTGCTGAAGGTTCGTGGGTAAATGCGGTAATTGATACAGCACAGCCCGACAGGGTTCCGTTACCAAAACCGGATATCAGAAAATTGCTGATGCCTTTAGGCCCGGTGGTGGTGTTTGGTGCAAGCAATTTCCCGCTGGCATTTTCTGTTGCCGGTGGCGATACCGCTTCTGCCTTTGCTGCGGGCTGCCCGGTTATAGTTAAGGTACATCCTGCACATCCGGGCACCAGTGCTTTGGTGGGCGAGGCAATTTGCAAAGCTGCATTAAGCACAGGCATGCCACAAGGGATTTTTTCTATGCTATATGATGCGGGTTATACCATTGGCGAACAATTGGTAAAGCACCCGGAAACTAAAGCTGTAGCATTTACAGGTTCATACAATGGCGGTATGGCGTTAATTAAATTAGCGCAGCAACGTCATGACCTTATTCCTGTATTTACAGAAATGGGCAGTATAAACCCGGTTGTGTTTTTACCGGAAGCATTGAAGAGCCGTCCGCAGGAACTGGCTAACAAATATGCAGGCTCAATAGCCTTAGGTGCCGGTCAGTTTTGTACCAACCCGGGTTTAATGCTGGCTGTACAATCGCCAGGATTAGATCAATTTGTTGATACGATATCAGAAGCTGTAAAAGCAACGCCATCGGCAACGATGCTGACAGGCGGCATCTGGCAAAACTTCCAAAAACTATCAGAAGCATCTATCGCCGAAGAAGCTGTCTCTGTAATTGCGCAGTCGACCAATATCAATCAGAACAATATAAACCAGGCTGCATCAGTTGTCTTAAAAGTTTCTGGTAAAGATTTTCTTAACAATCCTAAATTGCAGCAGGAGGTGTTTGGCCCGCTATCGATTTTAGTGGTTGCCGAAAACGCTGAACAACTTGAAAAGATTGTAGAAACATTGCACGGACAATTAACAGTAACTGTTATGGCAGAGAAAGCTGAACTGTCTGCTTATAGATCTTTGCTCGATAAATTGAACAACATTGCTGGCCGACTTATTTTAAATGGCGTACCTACAGGTGTAGAAGTTTGTGCAGCTATGCAACATGGCGGCCCATTCCCTGCTACCAGTGATAGCAGGTATACTTCTGTTGGCACATCTGCTATTTACCGTTTTGCACGCCCGGTGGCATGGCAAGATTGGGAAGACAGCCTTTTGCCTAAAGAATTGCAAGACGCAAATCCACTTAACATTTGGAGATTAGTGAACAATCAGTGGACAAAGTAA
- a CDS encoding dihydrodipicolinate synthase family protein — MINFEWTGVFPAVTTKFTPNEELDFQAFDININAQLEAGADGIILCGSLGEASTLNEEEKLALLKHTLELVEGKVPVILNIAEQATRDAVNLAKKAYDLGADGLMLLPPMRYKADDEETVTFFKEVAKSTPLPIMLYNNPVDYKIEITLDMFEQLAEVETIKAVKESSRDVINITRMFNRFGDRFKIFTGVDPIATESLMMGADGWVAGLVDAFPRETVAIYRLIKAGRYDEARAIHRWFLPLLELDIHPKLVQYIKLAETKTGIGTETVRAPRLALKGEERAYVEKVIDDALAVRPALPEGSWGRLETVTN; from the coding sequence ATGATCAATTTTGAATGGACCGGAGTTTTTCCGGCGGTTACTACAAAGTTTACACCTAATGAAGAGCTTGACTTTCAAGCTTTTGATATTAACATAAATGCACAACTTGAAGCGGGTGCAGACGGTATTATTCTTTGCGGATCATTAGGCGAAGCAAGTACTTTAAATGAAGAAGAAAAACTTGCTTTACTTAAACATACATTAGAACTGGTTGAAGGCAAAGTGCCGGTTATATTAAATATTGCCGAGCAAGCTACACGCGATGCTGTAAACCTGGCAAAGAAAGCTTATGATTTAGGTGCAGATGGTTTGATGCTGCTGCCGCCAATGCGTTATAAAGCAGATGACGAAGAAACAGTTACTTTCTTTAAAGAAGTAGCAAAAAGCACACCGCTGCCAATTATGCTGTATAATAACCCGGTAGATTATAAAATTGAGATCACACTTGATATGTTTGAACAACTTGCCGAAGTTGAGACGATTAAGGCGGTTAAAGAATCGAGCCGTGATGTGATTAATATTACCAGGATGTTTAACCGTTTTGGTGATCGATTTAAAATATTTACAGGTGTTGATCCAATTGCAACCGAAAGCTTAATGATGGGTGCTGATGGTTGGGTAGCTGGTTTAGTAGATGCTTTCCCACGCGAAACTGTTGCAATATACAGATTAATTAAAGCAGGACGTTATGATGAAGCACGTGCTATTCATCGTTGGTTTTTACCTTTGCTTGAGTTAGATATTCACCCTAAATTGGTGCAATATATTAAGCTTGCCGAAACTAAAACAGGTATTGGCACAGAGACTGTACGTGCGCCGCGTTTAGCACTTAAAGGTGAAGAACGTGCTTATGTAGAAAAAGTGATTGATGACGCACTTGCTGTACGCCCTGCATTGCCTGAAGGCAGCTGGGGTAGATTGGAAACAGTGACAAACTGA
- a CDS encoding APC family permease — translation MANKDSFVPSLKLIDATMLVAGSMIGSGIFIVSADITRNTGSAGWLIFVWLITGFMTLTAALSYGELSAMFPKAGGQYVYLKQAYNPLVGFLYGWSFFTVIQTATIAAVGVAFAKFTAYIIPQFSEDAIAINLKFFTISPAQLLAICIIILLTFINSLGVNSGKIVQTIFTSAKLLSLTGLIIFGFIAFKPEIWHANWTDGWNLHKLNKDGSIASYTTIAALGAIASAMVGSIFSSDSWNNVTFIAGEIKNPKKNIGLSLALGTLIVTVIYIVTNMMYLSVLSLHDIAASEKDRVGVTASQHIFGGSGTLIIALLIMVSTFGCNNGLIMAGARVYYSMAKDNLFFKKAGDLNKKAVPGYGLWIQCLLASLWCLSGKYGDLLDMISFVVVVFYMLTIAGIFILRKKMPEAERPYKAFGYPVLPIVYIVMGLSFCLLLIVYKPTYTWPGLLITLLGIPVYYLILRSKHTTDAAS, via the coding sequence ATGGCTAATAAAGACTCATTCGTACCCTCGTTAAAACTCATTGATGCAACCATGCTGGTAGCGGGCAGCATGATCGGGTCGGGAATATTTATTGTAAGCGCAGATATAACGCGCAATACCGGCAGTGCGGGATGGTTGATTTTTGTATGGCTGATCACCGGTTTTATGACCCTTACCGCAGCCTTAAGTTACGGAGAGTTAAGCGCCATGTTTCCGAAGGCAGGCGGACAGTATGTATATCTTAAACAAGCCTATAATCCGTTAGTCGGTTTTCTGTACGGCTGGAGTTTTTTTACAGTAATACAAACGGCTACTATAGCAGCGGTGGGAGTGGCATTTGCAAAATTTACAGCCTACATCATTCCGCAATTTAGCGAAGATGCTATAGCCATCAATCTAAAGTTTTTTACCATATCACCGGCACAATTACTGGCAATTTGCATTATTATACTGCTTACGTTTATCAATAGTTTAGGTGTAAACAGCGGCAAAATAGTCCAGACTATTTTTACCTCTGCCAAGTTATTAAGCCTTACCGGGCTTATCATTTTTGGTTTTATTGCATTTAAGCCTGAGATCTGGCATGCGAACTGGACAGATGGCTGGAACCTGCATAAGCTTAACAAGGATGGCAGTATCGCATCATACACAACTATTGCTGCGCTTGGTGCCATAGCTTCGGCTATGGTGGGATCCATTTTCAGCAGCGACTCGTGGAATAATGTTACTTTTATTGCAGGCGAGATTAAAAATCCTAAAAAGAATATCGGTTTGAGCCTGGCGCTGGGTACGCTGATTGTAACAGTTATTTACATTGTTACCAATATGATGTACTTATCCGTGCTTTCGCTGCATGATATTGCCGCTTCAGAAAAAGACCGGGTAGGTGTAACTGCTTCACAGCATATTTTCGGCGGTTCTGGCACATTAATTATAGCATTGCTGATTATGGTGTCCACCTTTGGTTGTAACAATGGCCTTATTATGGCTGGCGCAAGGGTTTATTATTCAATGGCCAAAGACAATCTATTTTTTAAGAAGGCTGGTGATCTTAATAAAAAAGCAGTGCCTGGTTACGGTTTATGGATACAATGCCTATTGGCTTCTTTATGGTGCTTAAGCGGTAAATACGGCGACCTGCTGGATATGATCTCCTTTGTGGTGGTTGTATTTTACATGCTTACAATTGCAGGTATATTTATACTGAGAAAGAAAATGCCAGAAGCAGAACGACCATATAAAGCATTCGGATATCCAGTTTTGCCAATAGTTTACATTGTAATGGGGCTGTCTTTTTGTCTTTTGCTGATCGTTTACAAGCCAACTTATACCTGGCCGGGTCTGCTGATCACGCTTTTGGGTATACCGGTATATTACCTGATACTAAGAAGCAAACACACAACTGACGCCGCTTCATAG
- a CDS encoding 4-hydroxyproline epimerase, whose translation MNNKTFLCIDAHTCGNPVRLVAGGGPNLQGDNMSEKRQHFLKEYDWIRTGLMFEPRGHDMMSGSILYPPHNPDNDVAVLFIETSGCLPMCGHGTIGTITIAIEEGLIKPKTPGIVRMEAPAGLVLIEYKQEGAKVKSVKLTNVPAYLAAENLQVECPDLGMLTIDVAYGGNYYAIVDPQPNFSGLENYSAGQLIAWSRVLRQRINELYTFVHPQNPTINTCTHILWAGKTLSEDATARNAVFYGDKAIDRSPCGTGTSARMAQWYAKGKLKKGDIFIHESIIGSKFTGRVEDTVQLNEFDAIIPSIEGWAKVYGYNTIKIDDEDPYAHGFQVL comes from the coding sequence ATGAATAACAAAACTTTTTTATGTATAGATGCTCATACCTGCGGTAATCCGGTAAGGCTTGTTGCTGGTGGTGGCCCCAATTTGCAGGGCGACAATATGAGCGAAAAGCGCCAGCACTTCTTGAAAGAATATGATTGGATCAGAACCGGTTTAATGTTTGAACCGCGTGGCCACGATATGATGTCTGGAAGTATTTTATACCCGCCTCATAATCCTGATAACGATGTAGCAGTGTTATTTATAGAAACCAGCGGCTGCCTGCCCATGTGTGGGCATGGCACTATTGGTACTATAACCATTGCTATAGAAGAGGGGTTAATTAAACCAAAAACGCCTGGTATTGTCCGAATGGAAGCACCTGCCGGGCTGGTACTGATAGAGTATAAACAGGAAGGTGCTAAAGTAAAATCGGTTAAGCTGACCAACGTACCTGCTTATCTTGCAGCAGAAAACTTACAGGTTGAGTGCCCTGATCTGGGTATGCTTACTATTGATGTAGCTTATGGCGGCAACTATTACGCAATAGTTGACCCTCAGCCTAATTTTTCCGGGTTAGAAAATTACAGTGCAGGACAGTTAATTGCATGGAGTAGGGTATTGCGCCAGCGTATTAATGAGCTGTATACGTTTGTACATCCTCAAAACCCGACCATTAATACCTGTACGCACATTCTATGGGCTGGCAAAACTCTTTCTGAAGATGCTACTGCACGTAATGCGGTGTTTTATGGTGATAAAGCCATTGACCGTTCTCCTTGTGGTACCGGAACCTCTGCTCGTATGGCGCAGTGGTATGCCAAAGGTAAACTGAAAAAAGGCGATATTTTTATTCATGAAAGTATTATCGGAAGCAAGTTTACAGGTAGGGTGGAAGATACCGTTCAGCTAAACGAATTCGATGCCATTATACCAAGTATTGAGGGCTGGGCAAAAGTTTATGGTTACAACACCATTAAAATTGACGACGAAGACCCTTACGCACACGGATTCCAGGTGCTTTAA
- a CDS encoding AraC family transcriptional regulator, whose product MKVLQFTIPVAYDKSVIFEQIHLPHFYPYLHRHEENQVTWIQQGEGTLVIGNNMHDFAPGDVFFLGPNLPHLFKSNPEYFDADSSKRVKAITVFFNLNGPLNALLEIPEMKQIKGFFQQQQQGFKLPDVAFNEISRIMLSFRDSSGPDQLIQFFQLVKTLYSHGSKAEPLSSFGTSQRISENEGIRISNIYNYIMQYYHESITLEDVANAAHMTPHAFCRYFKKHTGHTFISFLNEVRINEACKKLTDYSFESISSVAYNCGFNSITNFNRVFRIVIGSSPRAYIDNYSKNFNNPIKVAG is encoded by the coding sequence ATGAAAGTTTTGCAGTTTACAATCCCGGTAGCTTATGACAAAAGCGTTATTTTTGAGCAAATTCATTTGCCACATTTTTATCCCTATTTGCACCGGCACGAAGAGAACCAGGTAACCTGGATACAGCAGGGAGAAGGCACGCTGGTTATCGGCAACAATATGCACGATTTTGCACCCGGCGATGTGTTTTTCCTGGGACCCAACCTTCCGCATCTGTTCAAAAGCAACCCCGAGTATTTTGATGCCGACAGCAGTAAAAGGGTAAAAGCGATTACTGTATTTTTTAATCTCAACGGACCGCTGAACGCCTTGCTTGAAATCCCGGAGATGAAGCAAATCAAAGGTTTTTTTCAGCAGCAACAACAAGGTTTCAAACTTCCGGATGTGGCATTTAATGAAATATCACGCATTATGCTTTCATTTCGTGATTCTTCAGGGCCAGACCAGCTTATCCAGTTTTTTCAGTTGGTAAAAACGCTGTACAGTCATGGCTCAAAGGCCGAGCCGCTATCGTCATTTGGTACGTCGCAACGTATCTCAGAAAATGAGGGAATTCGTATCAGTAATATTTATAATTACATCATGCAGTACTACCACGAATCAATTACACTTGAAGATGTGGCCAACGCTGCACACATGACCCCACATGCCTTTTGCCGCTACTTTAAAAAACATACAGGTCATACTTTTATTTCTTTTCTCAACGAGGTGCGTATCAATGAGGCATGCAAAAAGCTTACAGATTATTCCTTTGAGAGTATCTCGTCTGTAGCTTACAATTGTGGTTTCAATAGCATCACCAATTTTAACCGGGTATTCCGTATTGTAATTGGTTCTTCACCCCGCGCTTATATCGATAATTATAGCAAAAATTTCAATAACCCTATTAAAGTTGCCGGATGA